From Lycium ferocissimum isolate CSIRO_LF1 chromosome 12, AGI_CSIRO_Lferr_CH_V1, whole genome shotgun sequence, one genomic window encodes:
- the LOC132039092 gene encoding uncharacterized protein LOC132039092, with protein MEGLNYMIRKAKTNGWIKGFGTQTNRGEDMEITQLLYADDCLVFCEAKVEQIRHLRAILTIFEAISGLHVNWSKSFLYPVNQVTDLQFLASAYHKTQEIWNDVLERCEKKLTRWKSQYLSLGGRLTLINSVLDALPTYLMSLLPIPKDIEKKINKVRREFLWHENKDKKGYNLVEWQIVTLSKQHGGMGIKDLRLHNQSLLQKWLWRFCKEDRSLWRKDIAQKYGLLNQWTTNEVNTTYGCSVWKTIRRMWNECRENLSIMVGDGTNTFLLGRSLDWAL; from the exons ATGGAGGGGCTAAATTACATGATCAGAAAAGCCAAAACTAATGGATGGATAAAAGGGTTTGGAACTCAAACCAATAGGGGTGAAGACATGGAAATTACACAGTTATTGTATGCTGATGACTGTTTGGTGTTTTGTGAGGCTAAGGTTGAACAAATCAGACACCTTAGAGCAATATTGACCATCTTTGAAGCCATTTCAGGTCTCCATGTTAACTGGAGCAAGAGCTTCTTATATCCGGTGAATCAGGTGACTGATCTACAGTTTCTGGCAA GTGCTTACCACAAGACACAAGAGATATGGAATGATGTGTTAGAAAGGTGTGAAAAGAAATTGACAAGATGGAAGAGTCAATATTTATCTCTTGGGGGTAGATTGACTTTGATAAATTCAGTCTTGGATGCCTTACCTACTTACCTGATGTCTTTGCTTCCTATTCCTAAGGACATAGAGAAGAAGATTAACAAAGTAAGAAGGGAATTTTTGTGGCATGAGAACAAAGACAAGAAAGGCTATAACTTAGTGGAGTGGCAGATTGTGACGCTCAGTAAGCAACATGGTGGCATGGGGATTAAGGATCTCAGACTTCATAACCAGAGTCTACTCCAGAAGTGGTTGTGGAGGTTTTGCAAGGAAGATAGATCTCTCTGGAGGAAAGACATAGCTCAAAAATATGGTTTGTTGAATCAGTGGACAACAAATGAAGTAAATACTACTTACGGATGCAGTGTTTGGAAGACTATTAGGAGAATGTGGAATGAATGCCGTGAAAATTTGAGCATAATGGTAGGGGATGGGACAAATACTTTCCTTCTGGGAAGATCATTGGATTGGGCACTGTAA